Proteins from one Streptomyces roseifaciens genomic window:
- a CDS encoding PhzF family phenazine biosynthesis protein, whose translation MDVHVLRVFTGGPDGAAGGNPLGVVADGPAVPDAAERQRLAAELGFSETVFVDDAGRGVVDIHTPSGRLAFAGHPLVGVAWLLRQHGYAADVLRPPAGDVPSRTADGVTWIRARATWATGRRLQQYATPADIDALPSPPPGEGWLYAWAWQDETKGHVRARGFPRRGDGITEDEATGAAALSLTAALERDLTISQGRASVIHTRDEGKGTISLGGRVAPTGLHTINT comes from the coding sequence GTGGACGTCCACGTCCTGCGAGTGTTCACCGGCGGCCCGGACGGAGCGGCCGGGGGCAACCCCCTCGGAGTCGTCGCCGACGGGCCGGCCGTTCCCGACGCGGCGGAACGGCAGCGGCTGGCCGCGGAACTGGGCTTCAGCGAAACGGTGTTCGTCGACGACGCCGGGCGCGGCGTCGTCGACATCCACACCCCGAGCGGGCGTCTGGCCTTCGCCGGGCACCCGCTGGTGGGCGTGGCATGGCTGCTGCGGCAGCACGGGTACGCGGCGGACGTGCTGCGGCCGCCGGCCGGAGACGTGCCGTCCCGGACGGCGGACGGCGTCACGTGGATCCGCGCCCGCGCGACCTGGGCCACGGGCCGCCGCCTCCAGCAGTACGCGACGCCCGCCGACATCGACGCCCTCCCGTCGCCGCCGCCCGGCGAGGGCTGGCTCTACGCCTGGGCCTGGCAGGACGAGACGAAGGGCCACGTCCGCGCCCGCGGCTTCCCGCGCCGGGGTGACGGCATCACGGAGGACGAGGCGACGGGGGCGGCGGCACTGTCCTTGACGGCCGCGCTCGAACGGGATCTGACGATCAGTCAAGGCCGGGCGTCGGTGATCCACACCCGCGACGAGGGAAAGGGCACGATCTCCCTGGGAGGCCGGGTCGCCCCCACCGGGCTCCACACCATCAACACCTGA
- a CDS encoding bifunctional cobalt-precorrin-7 (C(5))-methyltransferase/cobalt-precorrin-6B (C(15))-methyltransferase: protein MPRCQPVSPAPVVTVVGIGADGWPGLAPVSQEALRGAEVVIGGPRQLGLLPGECAAERVAWPSPLRPAVPGLLAAHAGRRVCVLASGDPMFFGIGRTLADAAGPAALRVLPHPSSVSYACARLGLPLEEAEVVSLVGRPLAALTAALHDGRHLLVLSAGSDTPAEVAAHLRSRGFGPSRMTVLEQLGAPAERRVEGTADDWPHPPGDALNVIAVACRRTPGALRLPLTPGLPDDAFEHDGQLTKRHVRAATLAALAPAPGELLWDVGGGSGSIAIEWMRAHRTCRAVSVERDPARAPRITRNAEALGVPALRVVTGAAPAALAELPAPDAVFIGGGLTAPGLLAACWEALPPGGRLVANTVTLESEALLTEWYRRHGGELTRLAVAHAVPVGGFTGWRQAMPVTQWSAVKPTDPDPHTAPEGNFQS from the coding sequence ATGCCGAGGTGTCAGCCCGTGAGCCCCGCCCCCGTCGTCACCGTCGTAGGCATCGGCGCCGACGGCTGGCCCGGCCTCGCCCCCGTCTCGCAGGAGGCCCTGCGCGGCGCCGAGGTGGTCATCGGCGGCCCGCGCCAGCTGGGCCTGCTGCCCGGCGAGTGCGCCGCCGAGCGCGTCGCCTGGCCCTCCCCGCTGCGCCCCGCCGTCCCGGGCCTGCTGGCCGCGCACGCCGGGCGCCGCGTGTGCGTGCTCGCCAGCGGTGACCCCATGTTCTTCGGCATCGGCCGCACCCTCGCCGACGCCGCCGGCCCGGCGGCCCTCCGCGTGCTCCCGCACCCGTCCTCCGTCTCGTACGCGTGCGCCCGGCTCGGGCTGCCGCTGGAGGAGGCGGAGGTCGTCAGTCTCGTCGGCCGCCCGCTGGCCGCGCTCACCGCGGCCCTGCACGACGGCCGCCACCTGCTCGTCCTCAGCGCGGGCTCGGACACCCCGGCCGAGGTCGCCGCGCACCTGCGCTCGCGCGGCTTCGGCCCGAGCCGGATGACGGTCCTGGAGCAGCTCGGCGCCCCGGCCGAGCGCCGCGTCGAGGGCACCGCCGACGACTGGCCGCACCCGCCGGGCGACGCCCTGAACGTCATCGCCGTCGCCTGCCGCCGCACCCCCGGCGCCCTCCGCCTCCCGCTCACGCCCGGCCTGCCCGACGACGCCTTCGAGCACGACGGACAGCTGACGAAGCGCCACGTCCGCGCGGCCACGCTCGCCGCCCTGGCCCCGGCCCCCGGCGAGCTCCTGTGGGACGTGGGCGGCGGCTCCGGCTCGATCGCGATCGAATGGATGCGGGCGCACCGCACCTGCAGGGCCGTCAGCGTGGAGCGCGACCCCGCGAGGGCGCCCCGCATCACCCGCAACGCCGAAGCGCTCGGCGTCCCGGCCCTCCGCGTGGTGACCGGCGCCGCGCCCGCAGCCCTCGCGGAACTGCCCGCCCCGGACGCGGTCTTCATCGGCGGGGGCCTGACGGCGCCGGGCCTGCTGGCCGCCTGCTGGGAGGCGCTGCCCCCGGGCGGCCGCCTGGTGGCCAACACGGTCACCCTCGAATCCGAGGCGCTGCTCACCGAGTGGTACCGGCGTCACGGAGGCGAGCTGACCCGCCTGGCGGTGGCGCACGCCGTCCCCGTGGGAGGCTTCACCGGCTGGCGTCAGGCGATGCCGGTGACGCAGTGGTCAGCGGTCAAGCCCACCGACCCCGACCCGCACACCGCTCCCGAGGGGAACTTCCAGTCATGA